AACTATTTCGAACCATTCGGCAGCCACGGTACGAGGAAAACAATGGATTAACTCATTTGTTTCCATATAGAAAAGGTGCAAAAGTTCCCTTGGAAactacatgtatttattttgtacaccTGGAGAGCATTTTCTACCATTTTGCTTGAAATTAACTGCATGCAGGACGCATGAACTTATATATATTAAACTGTCCACTTTTGCAATTTTAAGCCAAAGGGCATAATAACACGGCAGGATAAATGGTATAGTTCAACAGTTTTGTCCACAatcaagtttctttttttacatacttacatttttaaatccatAACTTACATCACAGTGGGGGCTGATTTAACGTACCATCTCATTTAATTCTTACTCAGGTTTGTGTGCAGTGATTGTGTTTGAACAGCCATTTTTTTCAAAGGTCAACAATTCTGGTCAAATGAAGAGCACGTTCATCGATGAGGGTGTAAATCCATATTTACCAGAGTTGCATGAAAAGAAACACTATAAACCCACCAACTTGTGATGAAACATACAtagggtggaaaaaaaagtcatacgTATCACATATGTGACATACAGCAGCATTTTATTGAATGCCAAGAAATGATTCATACAAACGGAGCCCCATGACCCTCTCTGGTTTTACAAACTGTAGCAGACTAACATCTTGAGTAAAATGATGTGATTTAAATAGTATCATGGAGGGCAGATTGATTGATCTGTGTTGACAAATTTAAATGGGAAGAAATAGAATTTAATCAATTAACTCCGACATTCTACATTATGTTGTCTGCAAAAAAGCTGTCCAATGTACGTACTGGCTGCTCAAATAACACATCTTGAGAATTTTCTATTTTAATATCCACAATTTGCGTAGTCATACTTTTCCCTGTATGTGTTGTACAGTAAGTATCTTTACAGATTAGAAAGAAGACACTAAGTATAAATTATAAAATATAGTATATATCCAATTATTCGGAAATTACTGGAATTagcaaaaacacatgaaagaaATACTGTTCCTATATTATTGAATAATTGAGGATTAAAACCGTTAAAATGGTTATTGGGATAACTTCTCTTTTAGTCTTTCTTTGGGGTTTAATCCATACCACAGACCATCATGGTCCACTGCTGCCCAAGCCATTCGCTCTGTGGTGAAGGTGGCCGCCCACTTTCCTGACGGAGAAACTACAATAGCACCTCCTGCACCACGGACACGGTCACCCATGTACTGCAGAGACAACCGAGAAGAATCTGCAAGTGATTTACCTGTGGAGgccaagaaggaaaaaaatggaaaatacaaCATTTCACATATGAATCTTAAGATATCTGATCAATTTTTTTTGCAGCATCTCAAAAAAGCCTGTCaggaaaatgtaacatttatgtttctgtacatttatttttaatgaaatagtAATAGGACATTCACACCGTTTGAATCTTACTCACTTCACCGCTTGATGTTTTGATGATTGTCCCACAAAATAAAGTGGTCAAATCATATTGAGACCAGATCAATTTAGACATATGGGACTTGTctaaatcattttaaagtgaTGCCTCACCTTGTTCGATATGGAAAAGAATGAGTCTGGCCAATGTCACTTTAAGAATAGACTCTCCATGACCGGTGCAAGATACTGCACCAATCAAGTTGTCTGCATATCCTCCAGAGCCTTATTTAAAAGAAAGggaataaaatcaaataaattaacttaatttcCCAAATccaaatatcaaagaaaaaaatgaaaagcacaaGTTGTTTGGACAAAGATACTTATGTGATCAACTTCGACTTGATAATAATGACTTCTAATTTCATATGAACTTATTTTAACAGTAGCTGACAGTTTAAAAAGTGCTACTTGAGACCATACAAGTAAATTAAGTCATACCAATAATGGGAGAGTCTCCCACTCTGCCAACCATTTTATTTCTGATCCCTCCAGTTGATGTTGCACATGCAACATTGCCATCCGAGTCCACAGCAACTGCCCCAACGGTATCGTGAGCCCTAGAAAGTCAAAAGAAAGTGATTGAGGAAGACGTATTTGTCTTATTATGTAGCTAACATTTCTTCTCACTTGCCAACGGAGCCATTCACCAGCTGTTTGCCGGTATGTCTGGACTAGAAATAGTCAAACGGTGCAAAAATACTTACAACTGAGAGttaaaatcttccattactccAGTAACATAATTCTTGTTTCTCTTCCACTCCCTCCTCTCATTCTCAGTCACCAGTGTGTCAGTGGGAACTGTGGCCATGCCGATGCTTTCTGCAAACAGGTTTGCGCCTCTGCTTGTCAATATAACGTGGGCCGTCTGCAAGTTTTAATGGCGCCAGACATAGAAGAAACATGTGCTTCAAAACATGTCATAGAGGGGTCATTATAACAATTCAATGCATTTGATCATTGcacaaaaaaactgttaaacacTAAAAAGTTTCTTAAAATGGAACTGGTCTTTTCGGAACCATCAGTATTCTCTCACGGTTTCTTTTCAAGCGAGACAAAATCCAAGTATCGGAGATGATACCTCTTCCATCACGGCCCGTGCCAGAGACACGGGATTGGCGATGTTCTTCACTGAAGACACGGCACCGCTGGCAAGTGTCCTTCCATCCATGATAATGGCATCCAGCTCCACTTCTCCTTCCGCATTCAGCACTGCCCCATGCCCTACAATCCAAATCGGTAACTCGCTGAAGCAATGGCTCACACCACCAGATGGACACATTTAGACCACGTGAACTGGATTAATTCATCACGCCTGAGAAACGAAATGAATAGAATCTAACAAGCAGGCGGAGAGGGTGCGAGAAAGAGAGGCTGGAGATGGGATTACTCGTGTGAAGATGTGTTCCGTCGCCTGCTACATCCTCACACATCCACAAGGTGGTGACAAAGCATTGCCACAGAGCATTGTGTTAATACGAGATACTGTGCATCGTTGATCATTGACACATCATTGATATCTGTTTGTAGTTGTTGAGATGTAGTTGGTGcataaaaatgcaatttttccCTTTGGTCTTTATTTATAATTGAATAGTTTTTCAGGTCTGAAATGTACTTATAATGTAGTTTAattgtttaaaatataaaattaacACATGTCTTTGTTTATCAAGTGGGCAGaagtttgttttgtatttacacaaacagaaaacTAGCACGGGTGATATACACATCTCTCTAATCTCTGCTAATAGTTGTAGCAAAGGGCAATAGACATTGGTACATAAAGACTGTTATTTTGTACACTATACAGAAGTACACCCCATGTCGGggcaggtcttttttttttttaacctgttgGGATCACCGGGAGGGCAGAAAAGCCAGACTTAATCTGAAATGGTGGATGATTGTATTTTGGTGCATTTGGGACTAAAGCcagatgatgaggatgagcaCCAAATTCAGCCTGAAGTCTCATCTCAACCTCCCGCAATAATTCTGATTCTGTCTAGATGAACGTTGACAGcaccaccagcagatggagacaTTTAGTTACAATCAAATTAGGCTTGTGTGAAGGcgtttcatttcaaaatgaaacctctaaatgaaggaaaagaaagttAACATGTTGATACATTGAGAATACATGTCTGTCCATATACAAGTACAAGAACGTTGAATATCAAATATGAAGGTCTATGATGAATGTATAATCTACTAAAGGGCACTACTTGTTTTGGCTGGCAGCATCCCAGAAACAGCAATCAGAGTTTACTTTAATGGTAACGTTGTGCTAAATAAAATATGGGTAAAGTGACTGGAGCAGGAATGATGTCGGAGGTGTTTCAGGCTAAATGAAATGGGTATAAATGGAGTGTATACAACTTATTTTTAAAGGTAACTCCAATATGTAGATTAAAAATAGATATGTGTCATATTATCGTTTCAGAATACCTGCATCAAACACAGTGTTATCTTCCAGAGCCCTTACAGCTGCCTCGACAGCATCCAGTGCACTTCCTCCTCTTTGAAGCACTGAAAAGCCATCACGTGCTGCAACCTTTACCCCATCAACAGAAGCCGCGGCCAGTTCATCCGGTATCGCCCACGCCCCACCATGCACGACTAGGACTGCTGGCATCTTTcctgcaagaaaaaaacatttactaaAGAAGTTTAGTACTCACAGAGTACTAAAACGAATACACATAATTAGATCCTTGAACAGGAACATGGGGTTTTCTTGTTTAAGAGCACACCTCTAATGGCGCACCACAAAATCAGTTTGTTTAATGTACCTTAGTGAATGTTGCAGGTTGTATGGTCTGTTGGGACAGTTTTGTTTGGGCTCGAAGAATGTCATTTAAATGGAAACAATGAGTCTGAATTTGCACACCATAcatcaggcacgtgcacagacattttggggagCAGGTGCTCAGACCAAACCAAAAGGGCATTGccaaaattatatatataaatatatcttcaACTTGTGTATTTATCTTTGTTTACAAACTAACTCAAATgatcaaattgaataaataaacggATAACGGGCAATAAAAACAAGGCCATATTGAATAACCAAATAATATGTTGgatcaaaaaatattctaacTCCAAACTCTGCTCTGAAGAAATGAAAGGATCTTCACAGGAGCATCCCCTTTGGTGCAGTTTGTATTACTTCACTGTGATTTATTTCAATGCCTTGCTTAACGACAAGCAGGGgaaggaggggcggggcttgtgagcGCCGCGCAGCATGCTGGGGTTTAAATTCTCACAAGAACGCAACAAATGCCCcgtcagatatcaaaacacacTTGATGACAGAGAGTATTTTAGATTCTTAAATATTGACACATGAAGAAAAGATTGGGCTCCAGCTAAAGGGGCCAAAGGGCGGGTGCTTGAGCAGCATTAGGGGTCGATCCGTGCTTCCTCAAACTATTAAGAAACCTATTTGCACATTACTCATGAATTACCGAGATATGCAATATGTCACAGCCTACTCACAATATCTAATTACATTAGCGCAGTTTCACCTACATTGTTGTCATTGTCGTATGCTATATACGTTCTCACACGCGCACAAGAGTTGCTGTCTGCTAGGGACTGACGTGCGGGACACGTGGGGATCCCTCCCCTCAGGTGTGCAGCTGCGTGGTAATAACGCGCACAGGTAATTCTCGGGAGAGTTGATCGGGTGCAGCGACTTGAACCATCAACCTGCGCCGTTAAAGAAacgcattttactttatttaccttttttgtgCCGTTTGCCGTGGGGGAAGCCTTCCGTTTTCCTCCCGTCTTCACCGCAATTACAACTGACATTTCCGGTAaaaacctttcaaaataaagtccgCGTTGACCAACTTGTTGAACGTTGAGTAGTAAAGAGATAACTATGTTACACGTATTGGTCAGTTCACAGagtcactgctgtttttcacACGTTCCTGTCACAAGATATATGCACCTGTGCATCCGTTTGTTCCTTCAtaatttcatcatttttatctacactattatttttctttcatgtcaCCTTTACAAACCGAAAACCTTAAATATATGGATCATGGAATGGATATGGGCTCCATGGGTTATGCATGACTTGACAAAGGCCGTTCTAAGAAGGGAAAAAAGAGGACATAGTTTATTGACTGGCCAAGTAATAACAAGGGGCTGATCTACGTCACGTTAATTAGTGAAATATGCAATGTTGCCGTTTGACCACTAGAGTGCAGTAAATCTGTACCAATTTCAGGTTGAAACATATTTCAATATTGGTAAAGGGGGAGAGAAGTTTTGATCAATATTGGCTCATTCTAGGCCTTCGTGCCattttagaaatgaacagaaaagcGAGCTAAATAAGTtaaaattataaatattcaCACATGCAGAGGTAAAGTGGAAATAAGGGAGAATTGGTTAATAAAACCAAGCCACATGAGTATTCTGACTATATATATGTACCACTACGGTGGTAGACCATTGTTGGATTGCACTGGCAATTGCAGTCTTATGACTCCACATGAAAGGAAACTCAGAAACTGACTTTGATTCACCTGACAGCAGTAGTCTGTAGTCCCCCCGCAGTCTTTATGGTTCTGATCAGTGCAGTCAGTCAACTCCTCCAGTCAAATTAAGCTAGAATTGTTCAGTCACCAGCTTAGTCCATTCATATTGAACAGTGAGTAAGTAGAGCAGCCTGTGATCCACACTGAAGATACATTTAGAATTCAAGACAATATTTGACCTACAAGACAAGTACGGTGTTTGTTAGGAGGTGCCTGCCCACACCGCTGACGTTGGTTCATAAAGACCTAATGAAGCATTCACTTGACATTGAAACTCCTTGTGAGATATAATTCCCTATGCAGGCAgaatgtatgttcagctttttTGTGCAATGATGCATGTTCTTCTTGACTTATTGAGTCCTTTAGGACATGAGGTTGGCATTTACATTATTACGACTTCTGTGATGGGATTTAAACCCAGCTAACAAACCACAGAGTGAGGTAGTCTATTTAGCACCCTGTAACACAGATGGGCATCACACTGTCTATGCTggacaaacaaagcaaatacGCAACATTGTGATTTTTTGGTCTGAccattttgcttttattgagATTGAATTCAAATTATAGTGGCATTGGATGACAAATTCATCAACTACCACAGTGAGAAAATGGATAGGACGTCTCAAACTTACCAAAGTGAATCCACACAGCAAAAAGGAAACTTGAAATGAGCATTGATCTTTTCCAATGAACCATGCAATTCCATTCAAAAAGTAACAAAATGGAGATGTTGTTGCACAGCCTTCAAAGTATGAAGCCAAACCGCAACTTACTCAAAAATAAGTTGCAATTACATCTTCGATAGCAACATGTTGGAAGAGACCTGTTCTTTTGTGGgtgcaaaatataaaataacaatAGGATAAAAAACTATTTAGAAAGAAGTACCCAATAGTTATTGAGGAGCACAACTactgaaataaataactaaTGTTTTGTATTATCATGATAAGTTTTCATTATCAGTTACGAAAACACTGAAATCACCAACATACAACGTGTCAAACCACCACCAACCAAGAGTGACCTCAGTCATCCGGGTCGTGTGtagcaccatggacagcgacACAGAAACAGTGTTTTAGTGCCTCGGGAATCAGTTGGCACACAGTGGTACATACATGCTTTGCTAGGGGTAAAATATCTCCTAAACTTTCAGACCTCATTGGCAACCGTACATTTCGCTGCGGCTGAATTGAACTAATTCTATTTTAATTGGATGTTTTGATGACATTACTGCTTTAGCAATAATCAAAGTTATCACATCAGCAATAACTCCAGCTCCCGTGTAGAATAACCAAGCCAAGCCACACAACATGTCTAGTGGTAGTTCATAGTATTCTCAAATTAAGTCTACATTAGAAAGTCATACTTTCTTTTGAGGGATTGCAATTCATACAAAtaacttaaaaagaaaacaatcttGCATCTAGGAGAAAGGTATTTTGCACGGACTCATGCCAGACTCAAACAAgtgcaaactttaaaaaaaaatgtttttaatttggaTTGACTCCCTCGCACAGCGCATCGCCCTATTGGTATGCACTCTGCGGGGATGGCCTTTGTTTTCCAGCAGCGCCCGCACCAGAGAATGGCCAATaccggcggcgggggggggggggggtgagggaggaggggggggcggcagccGCAGAAGCAGCAGCCTGAGTCTGGCGAGGTGCCGAGGAGAGGCAGCAGGCAGCAGGCAGCGGCGAAGATGGACTCACGCCTCTGAAACACAAGTCAACCCAGCGAGTCGTTCACGCCTCCGAATCGCATCGCTACCACCAGTCAAGCGTCTCGCATCACCCGGGACGCCTTAGTTTTTTTCGTGGCTCATCAATTTCTGGACTGAAGctgcacaaaaaagaaagaaagaaagcacccccagtaacagcagcagcagcagcaggaaggttTGTGGTCGCATGCCGCCGCTCAGCCCCGCCGCCTCTCCTGCACGGCCGGCGAAGAGGTCCGTCGTGGTAATAATGCATCCAGATCAGTACTTACCTGAACTGGTGGCCGAGAAGAACAGCTTGGACCCCTCGTTCGTGCACGCGGCGCGCCTTCTTTCAGAAGGTAAGTCGGgtatttgttttaaagttgGATCTACTCTCACTTTGAAAGCTTTCGCCCTGTTTACTGCaactgaaaaaaaatccattgaCATGCATTGCATTTCCGGAAAGTATAGTGTTGTAATGCGATTTCAACACATTGGCTCTTAACGCATGTTTGATGGAATTCGCTGTGCTGTGTGTTTAATGGAAGCAGCTCCTCTTTGGCTCCAGTGCGGAACTTTTCTGAGGCGTTGATACCGTTGGGGAGAGAAATATGTGTGTGCACAGaaagtaaagtgtgtgtgaaaagtCAACGTGTTTCCACCTCACTGCCCTCCAAGGTCAACCTCTGGTACACAGCAGTAACTTCCACTAATCACAGAGCAGCTCCGGATGACAAAGGGTGGACGGACTAACGATGTACAATTTGCAGGATTTTGATGATGCCGTTGACCCAATTAGTGCAGTTTATCATTACCGGCTCTTGTCTCTTCGGCATATCAGAATTGTAACATCTTTATCAGACCTGAACAGGTGCGTGTTGTCACAAAGGACATATGTTCAGCAAACTTGACATGCACCTTGAGCATTCAAACCCACCCAGTGACCAAATGTCCTCTTTCCTAGAACTTTACCTTTAATACACAATTTAGGAGAATGCAGCATGACATATGCCTTCTCTTTGTATCACTACCACCATAGTAACTTAGAACTGCCATCATTGTCACAGAGAGGGCTTAATGCCATTGAGACAGATTTTCTGCAGTCTTTAGATTTAATGCACTTTACATAATGAGGCAGTAATCAGCTTCAACTTGCGTACAGTACGTGCATGCATACTGTACATATGTACAATCTCGTTACATGTGTGTTAAAGGCGGTCCGGTCAAACTGTGTGTTGTTTCAATGTGCTCTCATTGCACAAGGTGTTTGGCCTCAGGTGTTTTCTGCCCCTTGAGCTTTCCTGTTGAAATGTGTTGATGAGACGCCTGACAGTGCGCCTCTTGTCGCTGTGATGCAGAAGGAATCGTCTGTCACACGTTGCACTTATATGCAGCTAAATCATCACAAGGCTGACTCACATGTACAGGATTATAAAAACGTAGTTTCTAATGCTTTATCATATCCACAGTGAACGGCAACAAGCACGTTTAAACGTGTTgagtattattaatattaccATCATAGTTTAtataatttagttttttccccATAGTGTAAAAGATGTCCCATCATACAGTGTAATACTTTACACCAAACAAATAACATAATATACCTAATATTACATGGCAATAGAACATCGTGTTTCCAGTTAGCACAGTGACAAAGAACAGCCTACGTTATACACGATAGTGGACAATTGTTATGATAAACTGTCAGTTCAGACAATACTGAATTGTCAGCTTGGAAAATGTTCAACATAATCATCTGTGGGCGGCATGCGAAATACCCTGTTTGtgattttcagtttttgtcaGTCTATGATCGTGGTCAATGCAGCATCATACATATCATTGGACAGCAAGATACACGGTCCTTTATGGATTAATGCCTTCGTAGCTCTTACCGGTAATTAGTAACGCATTTAATCCTGCATTATCACTCATGATAAACCGCATCATGCACGATTACCATGGTCTCAGTTAACGGCTCCATATTTAAGAAGTGAATGTATGTTCTTGCAATCACAAGATCTACTTCACCTTATCACTAAACACTTAAGCAGCTAATATGTAATATCTTAAATGCCCCATATAAGCACAGTGATAATAAGAAACAAGGTTCATGCAGGCTTCTCTGAATCAGTGATGGATATACATATTATAGATATGGACCAGGTTAAGTAAAGTGTAACAGAGCAAGATCTGCTGAGTGGAGGGTGTTTTCACAAGTGCGACTTTATGATTTATGATTTAATGTCTAATAGGTTAAACATTTAGAGCTTGAACTCTTTGTCCTGAAACACGACAATCTGAGATCACAATGCTCTTCAATTCACCAAAAACATGAGTTTGTACTCATCCCCTCTATCTTGCTATAAAACACTTTTGCCTCAAAGCACTGAGCTgcttttttggaggggggggggggggtcacggtcaAACGCGAGAGGAAATATTCATAGAAAGCAGGAAAACAACCAGCAATCAATTTCTGTCTGTTTCTGCTTGAACACATCGTATATGTAAATTCTGTGCCACGTACTGTAGGATGATGAAAATGCTCAGTCACGGCTATCGAAAAAAACAAGCTCACACCACATTTGGGTAAATGAccctttaactttaattaaaagtAGTTGCACAATACATGAACCAGTGCACTGCACTTCAAACTGTTTTAGCCTTAGTTTCAGTTTTCCAATAAGGAAGATCTATAGTTCGATATTGAGATGGTAAGCTTTAGGTAGATTTCAATCTTACTCGATACTCAGAATGTATGAGGCCCTGAGAGTTGGTGCTTTCAGTTTGGTGCATAATAAAACCAATGTAAGAATATATATTACAGGAGATTTTCA
This portion of the Gasterosteus aculeatus chromosome 6, fGasAcu3.hap1.1, whole genome shotgun sequence genome encodes:
- the LOC120820321 gene encoding isoaspartyl peptidase/L-asparaginase, whose protein sequence is MPAVLVVHGGAWAIPDELAAASVDGVKVAARDGFSVLQRGGSALDAVEAAVRALEDNTVFDAGHGAVLNAEGEVELDAIIMDGRTLASGAVSSVKNIANPVSLARAVMEETAHVILTSRGANLFAESIGMATVPTDTLVTENERREWKRNKNYVTGVMEDFNSQLAHDTVGAVAVDSDGNVACATSTGGIRNKMVGRVGDSPIIGSGGYADNLIGAVSCTGHGESILKVTLARLILFHIEQGKSLADSSRLSLQYMGDRVRGAGGAIVVSPSGKWAATFTTERMAWAAVDHDGLWYGLNPKERLKEKLSQ